The Gossypium hirsutum isolate 1008001.06 chromosome A13, Gossypium_hirsutum_v2.1, whole genome shotgun sequence nucleotide sequence GAAAACTAAGGTTAAAGATACTTCACACAAAATGTTCTATAAGCTAAAcagcaactaaaaaaaaaactgattttttaagaaagaaactatgaaagagcTGCTAtgaaagaaactaaaaaaaaactgatAAAATCTATATCTGTAACAAAGAAAGAGCTGCTTGCGAGTTGGGAAGTAAAATCAATGTGTGTAGGATCCTTTAAATTGAAGTTATTCGGGGCTTCTGTACATTGTCTTCACTGTAAAGTAAGCGCCTCTTTTTTGAACCATAGCCTTGGTATTGATATATGATGCTGTGAAGACACTGCCTCAGGCATACCACATCGAATGTTTCAATAAACTTCATGTCAGCATCCCGGGATTTGATGCCGGCAAAATGTTGGTACTCCTCAAATACAGATGATAAGCACCAATTCTGCAACTTCCTCAAGCAACCAACAAGGCTACCTGTCCGATGCTGcattaagagaaaaagaaaaagaaaaagggtcaGAGCTACCATGATTTTCcttaaagagaaaaagaaatcaacCCCTTTGTGATGTCACTGGAAAAACAGTGAATTTTGAGTCAATTGAGTATCTCTTTTCCTAAAAAAACTGACAGAACACAGGACCGGAAaatcatacaattcatgcaaATTGATGGATTATAGTAATATCTTATCAGCCAAGCTAAACCCTTAAGGAAAACTCATGCCTAACCGCACAAATGTACCACATACATACCTAATATTCATTTCATCAAGCAAAGCTAATAATTATAAGTTACACAGCTGAAATGGACTAGTACCTTTCCGCGTTTACAATGGATCAAAACTGGATGATTTCTCACATCTGTGAAGAAATAAGTTTTATCTTAGAAGTCCGCAAAGGTAAAACACACTGTTAAGGGAAAAAGATAGTCACTTCCACAGTTTATGAATTCCATACCAATTAAGATCTTAAGAGCTCCCCTGATGGCATCCTTGAGAGTAGCAAGTGAAGGCTCCTGCAaaaccaaaaaaagaagaagcccaAATCAGTTTTGGGAATCAAAATTATCATTTATGATTTATTCATATTCCATATCCAAGATTCCTGTTGACCAGCAGGTTTTGATATTTATATCATCAGCTAATAAGGCCCAAGAACTAAAGAAATATATTCTTGACCAAATTTCTATTGGTTGGATAGCCCGACTCTTAAATCGTTTTCACCAACAGTGACCAAAATGTctcatcaaaatttttattagttcTACAAAATTCTTCATAACAAATCTGTGTATTTCAAATACGAAAACGACTTAAATTTATTCAAGTAAATACTAAAAGTGATCAACATATTATGAAAATCTCTGTGAAGTGCCATAGAAGCATAGGGGAAATTTTACCGTTTTCCCTTCAATCCCAAACTGGAAAAGCCGGATATTATGAGATCGAATATACTCCAAATTTTCCTCGGGATAGGGCTCCGGGCACAAATATCTGCAAAAttggaaaaaaaggaaaaagaaaaaaaagaagagagtcAATTTTCCAACTAGAAAAGGGCATATTCAGTACTCAACTctgaaaaattaattcttttttctATTCTTCAAAACACAGAATATATCATGCatgtcaaaaatataaaattgaatccTCTCAACCTgtccttttttttccttcttagtTTTCAAGGAAACTAAACAGTTAAGAAAGAAAAtcgagatttttttttcttagaaTATCTTAATTATTCAGAAAATGGATGCCACtaaggtaaaaaaaaataataggaAGAACCAAAAAAACCAATGCAACAAAATAAAATCGATATATAAATGCAAAAAAGGGGAAAAGAAGTTACATGATGGATCGAAGATTTAGGGTTTCTAAGAAGGAGAAATTGCAGGGTCGAGGGCAACTAGATCTGTAAATGCCTTCTTCCACCATAGAAAAATTAGGTGGCGGCTCCATTACGACTTTGTCTCCATCATCTTCTTCTATAATGCACCCCATCTTTCCGCTAtaaagagggaaaaaaaaggaagaagaaggagaaggagaaaaaCAGTGAAAGAGCAGGGAtcaaaaacaagaaaagaaatcaaagagaaGGGACTAAAGCTGGTTTAGAAATAAAGAGAGAGGGGTGGTTTTATAAGAGATGAAAACGACACAGCATCAGTTATCGGTTATGATTCGAATTCTTCGTATAACGAAACTCCTTCACAAAGAGGGAAATAGTCTGCGAAACTGGGACTGGTATTTATGGTTGATAAaaactcctttctttttctttttttttcataataatgaaaataaataattttactaaAGTTAGAGGGTAGTAAAACAGAAAtccaaacctttttttttaaagtaaaaattaaaagaaaattggttggattattttgataatgatataaatacaTTAATTGATTAATATTATGCAGTATTTTAGGTTTTCAGTTGACGTCATGGTGTAAGTGTTGTACTTGTATCAAAATAAGTCTGAATGGTTATTATATATCAACAAAACTCTAAAAAGGAATAGTTCACCGAATTTGGTATGGTTAAAATAGGAGATAAGAATTGAACGAGGggtaaaagtgagaaaagaagGGCGGCCTGAAAGGTGAAGAGGGATTAGATTTGGAAGCGGTCTTCAGGAATCCCAAGTTGACTTGGGTTTTGGATTTTGGCTCTTTTAAAATCAACCCCACACGTGGTAATTCTATTcccctttttttgaaatttctgtgggtttgtattttaaatatattaaacttcTTTTtgctaataaaatattttatactttAACACCCACCGCCACACCAAAAACAATCAACAAAAATTACTTTTGTCTCACATTTTTATGATTTCAGATTAAATTTTGctgtatcttttaaaatttataaaaatatatattattaaaatgataatattttatttttattattataaaaatatataatttgattctgctcaaaataaattttaaattcattcttGTGTACCattgtttttgaattattttaggtTTAAATAACATCATGTGTCAATCATATTTAGACTTATTTTAGTATAGTTCCAAATATATTTCAACTTTATATGCATTGTGCTttgtattaagtttaatatattatatacaatATTAGGAGTGAGAGACGGAGGTCATATGGTTTTGAACCAGTGTGAAAGAGGtgtttgataaaaattttatattaagttgATTCCAATTTTTGTTGATCAAACATTTATTATTTgtgatttataatatatatatatatatatttaaaaaatattatgctAGTTATAATTGTTTTTGTCGCAACAACGAGTTCAAACATAGTTAAATacatcatattttttaatttaattgagaattagaaatttatgagtagtttaaaaattgtataaaataaaaaatattatttgaatcttTTTGAGTTTAAGTTTTCAAGTTAAAATTAAGAATTCGTTTAATGTAAAAAATTTATggaaaacattttaatttttttttaatgtgaaCCCCGAAAAGTGATCAAGTGTGTAACAAAAACCTCGAAAAATAATGAACGACGTGATACCGGAAAGCTTATTAGCGacgtcacacgagcgtgtgttaggtcgtgtgtcAAGCCACGTGGACCTATTTTctgtaaaattttgttagggcCATATTTGAAATGGGATTCAAAATTATTCATTTTGTAGGTTCTAAAATATGTTATGTGTGTATTATGAAtacgaaatttaatattttgccTCTGTTAATGTGGTTTTTGAAAGCATGATATTAGATACTGGTATCCTATGTATAACATTCGAGAGTATGTTTGTGGCATAACTTTTGCTTCTGATCTGTAATTTGAGATTCTATTTAAGCATGATTTATTTATGTGCATCTGAGTatgtaatatgttttgatatgtgcattggggtgggatatTGATGTGATAGAGGAAGTGGCAATTTAACTGCATACTAATATTAGTGAGCCATTATTGTCGGGCAACTGGGGATGGCAAGTCATCATTGCCGGGCAACCTGGGATGACTTAATTTGTGATATAACCACATAAATGATTTGGTGGCTTGTCCAAAGTATTTTATTTTGGCAGATTACTGCATTATTTTTGATAGCTTGATTGCGCTATTCTGAAATGTGACATACGATCACTTATAGGTGTGGAGGGTTGGATGGGTACTTGTTACCACATTTGGTGTGATTGGtaggacgaagatggtgtgtagcggataggggtaggatttgtttctgtGTCGATATTTGTATCTGTAACTGTATTTGCACCCGATTCTGTATATGAAATTGCATCCGTATTTGAAACTGATATTGTATTTGTATCTAAATTGCATTTGTTTCTGTAACTGTTACTGTATTTAAGTTTGTTCTATTTGTTTGGGTTAAGTTACACATTGGGCTTTTAAGTTCATTCAATTATACTGACTTTTTAAGTAATCGACAGAATTAGGAGTAGTCAACGCTTGGAAACTTGGACTGGTTTTCTCGTATAAGATGGTTTGATTtgttaataattgaattttttcTGACTTTTGCAACTTTGGATAAATTTTCGagtttaattttggattttgttatttaatttaagtttCTGCACGATTGCTGCCAATTTAAATAAAtgtttgattttcaaaattaaatgagttaaggTTTTTTCGTTGCAAATTTGAAATGAGTTTTACAAAGGTTAATAACGAAAGTTTTTGAATATGCTCAATAGgcaaaattatacattttcactTATTGAAAACACGGGTTACAACTTATCAACTCCGAAATTTTTGTTGCAAAATTAAGTGTCAAATAAGTGTTTTTctgtaaaataaataagttttgcgcgtatatttttctaaataacaTGTGAGAGTATTGCCAAAAGTAATATTTTTGAATCACATGATTTTTAAAGTTAGATTTTAAATTCTGGGTTTTTAGATAAACTAATGTAACTCctccagattcggtcataatgtctaggccgagtttggggtgttacacccaagCCATTTCcttattaaaaatctatagcaattggactttacaatttagtctttgagccttaattaatcacaatttcaactaaaatacttatccaaatttcaattcatctatacactaactttgtaaatattcttattttatatttacggaCTTAGTTTACTGAACCAAGTTCTTGAAACTGTATTTTTCGATACTACTAAAATCCGAATCGTTACagaagttaattaaattaatatttaaagtaACAAATTAGATAAACTTGATTttcaaacaaaaatattattatttattatgaatatgaaataaaaaacttGTAGAAAATGAAACGagctttttatatatttgtataatgaaaattttttattcttatgAGAAAAATATAAGTTGAATTCAACTTTTACTATTAAAGGTATTATAATTTCAActcatataattattttcataaaatataataatcatttaataaatatatattacttaaattttaaatcaaaattaaatttgataatataaattatatattttgattttaacttttaatattaaaaagaatatttatCTTGATGGTTAAAAGCTTAAACCCTATTAAATCTAAgaataatgtaattttttattttatcgtTTTATCAATAATTGAAATAAGAGATTCGAGCTTTTTGATTTTTATATCAAGATAAGAATGAATTCGAACTAAGACATCTTTTATTGGATTTTCGATCTCAAGCTCATTTTATCATCTCTAAATTTAGCTAATGAagaaatagtttttttatttatttaaagttaatttttaaaagtcaTTGTGCAAATAAAATTTGGAAGTTgaaagaaaaaagttaaaaaaattgaaacaaaaagatataaaAGATAAAGATGAATAATCTAGAAACAAAAGGAATCTCACTTCTATTTAAACAAATTTGACAAAACTAAGctttaaaaaaaatacgaaattaatattttttttcttaaatctaaATATTTGAAACTTCTAGAAGAATTAGGATTTTATCTAATTAAGATTAAGGCCTCTTATTGGAATATTATGCAAAAAAATTGGGTGGCATCATTATTTGGAATATTAATTTACAACAtataatcatttttcaaaataataaaatattcaaattttggGTACACactgttaaaatattttttttttagaaaataagttTGCAAATGAAAAGAATCCCATTTTAATTTGATGTGTTAATGAATTGCGATTGGATTACATTAATTCAAGTTGAGttatgtttgattttaaaatttaatcgaattttaaattttaataaaattaatatatattttaatatttatatcaaagtattatatattattataaatttattatttatgctACATAAGTTATACTAATTTTTGTCACACtatagatgaaaaaaatattttatttaataagaaaTATAGGtggtataataaaaaattagtatttttaatataattgaacACGTGTTCAAACTTTAGATTTGAAATTTACTTGTTTAAAGTTGGTGTAAAAGTATATAAAAGGCAGAATACTAATACTAATTATAATTTTagagaaaaattatttttgtaattttattaacTCAATAGAGTACTTAAATATAAGTATtagatattaaattgaattaaataatatacaaaagaaaataaacgatgtaattagaaaataaatcgaATTAAATATGAACTTTAAATATtcatcatgtttaatatttttatctaaatttctttaaatattttattttaatttccatgAAGAATGACTTAGCATTAAATCAACGTTGGTCCAACTGTCGGAATGGAAAAGTCAAAAATGGCACAAAGGCTGCAAACTTAAAACTATAATGCAGCTGGCAACCAGGGCttgaaatgtgtttttgtatCTCTAATTTGATTGCagtgtaaaaaagaaaaaaagaaaaaaatggtagagGTGGGAGCGGATCAATGATCCATATCCATAATGGgattttcttaaaagaaaatgaTTGGATGATGGTCTGTACGAGGGAACAATTGGTCAAAAAGGAGGCTTTTATTTCTCACTtggatttttctctctttttcttgtgAAAATGAGTCACAATTTCAGTCATTTTACTTAAAAAGACCcttttctaaatttaattatgGAAACGGACTGTTTTTTGAGTTATTTATCCGATTAGGCCGTTTTTCATAAAAACGTATTCACGTCACTGCGTTTTCAGAGTACGTGTCAGCAAAACACTTTCTTGAGGGAGCATTTTGTCCACGTCAGCAGAAAACGCTTCTTTGAGGGCGCGTTTTGCTGACGTGGACAAAACACTCTTACAGGGAAGCGTTTTACCCGTGTTTTTTAAGGTTAGAGTTTTTTaaggtttaattaattttaaggttaTGGCTTTTTAAGATTAtggtttttagggtttaaaatttaagggttttagaaaaaataattgaattggggtttaaattaactattaattctaaatactaaatactaaattagagtttaggggtattagggttaattgattaaatttaagATTAATTGATACATAATCGTTTAAacatactattttaatattttatttcttataatattttagtaaaaaacccttaaATAACTCTTAACATGTAAACAATAACTTGGCAATTTGATTACTTCAGCGTTTAGGTTTTTTTCCCTTATTAATGGCTtagatcattttatttttgatccaTCGGCTAAGTTTCTTTTACTTTGTAATAAActcatttctgattttttttaattattaatttccaaTATACATATACAAAAATGAAATTCTCAAAGATAACATGATTGCAGCATATATACATACTGATGCTATGCTAAGTTTAaggtttcaaaaaaataattaaattaaggtttagggttttagggttaattcattaaattaactattaattttaaattcattaaattaactattaattttaaatactaaatactaaattagagtttagggtattagggttaattaattaaattagggtttaattttttaaaataaatttgtgtttAGGGTATTAGAAAAAACATACaagtaatataaaattttattgtcTTAGAGTTTAGGGTTTCTCCAAGAATAATTTTgagtagacgtttctgaacaaatagtgtcgaaAACGCTTCAAGCGGGATGCACTGTCAGTAAAAtttctgaaaaaagctcccatgtggacgctcttttgctacagtagttcgtAGAAAAATAATTCTGAGTAGACGGGACATGTGAAACGCCCGTGTTTAGTAACAGTATGTAATACCCAACCCCTGTACGACACTCcgttagtggatgggacatgcacctcaGTGGGTCGATGTTTGATACTAGAAATACATactggggaatgacatcaacttctagtggttggcaatccacatctgATTGGAGACGTTGTGAAACGTTCATAAGGAgagatgatgtactccctacgatgt carries:
- the LOC107912952 gene encoding tyrosine-protein phosphatase DSP3 encodes the protein MGCIIEEDDGDKVVMEPPPNFSMVEEGIYRSSCPRPCNFSFLETLNLRSIIYLCPEPYPEENLEYIRSHNIRLFQFGIEGKTEPSLATLKDAIRGALKILIDVRNHPVLIHCKRGKHRTGSLVGCLRKLQNWCLSSVFEEYQHFAGIKSRDADMKFIETFDVVCLRQCLHSIIYQYQGYGSKKRRLLYSEDNVQKPRITSI